The Ailuropoda melanoleuca isolate Jingjing chromosome 4, ASM200744v2, whole genome shotgun sequence region GCAGGCTGCATGAAAAGTATGAGTACCATGAGGAAGCGGGATCTGGGACCAATAGGCAGTTGTCTTTTCTGAACACACATGCCCACAGGGGCTGAACGCATGGGTTGGAGGGCCGGCGTCCACATAAAATCCAGCTTCACATCCAAGCCACAGAGGGACATAGGGACCAACAGACCTACACATGGGACATTCACGATCTTTTCCATCACGTTCTTCTTTGTTTCCCCAGTTATGATAGCCATGCACATGGCCGCAGTTTAGATACACCCATGGTTGTTTTTCATCGACAACATCTTTCCTCTTCATACTAGGAAATGCTAGTGTGTTGAACCCTACAGGGCACTGAGGTCGTGCTGCATTGATTTCCTGTCTTAAAGCTTCTAAATGCTTCACCGTAGGAGTGTGGGAAAGGCCTTCTGCAGTACGCCACAGCAACGTTGCCCCGCAGAGGTCAATTAATGAGCCATCTTGTAACTGATTGGTTTCAATTTCCACCTAGAAGAAACAAGAATCAAAAAACATATTCACCactgtgttttcaatttttacatGAGAGTTTTGGTCTCACATGCTCCTTACTCAAGAATAGAGATTTCCTATGATTGTTACTAAATATAAGAAACTCTAATGGCAGTCATGAAAAATACAAGTTTGAAAATCAAGGATAAAATATTGAGCAGGAACGTATTTCTTTTCAGCCTTATACTGAAGACAATTTATGACTAAAACATCTGGCTACTTAGTAAGTCTAATATTTCCCTTATACATCATAGTCAAAGAGATATAAAAAGGAAGTACACAGTGCTATTTAATTTAGGAAGGcttaggttttaaaatatattaaataatatgaaagaacaaatttttaaagtgtcCTGATGGAAGCATTAAGATATTACCCTCTAGTATATTTAGTGGTCCATGTTTTTGGTAGTCAGACTTAAGTACTCTGTGTCAGCAAGGGATTTGAGAGTTTTTGGAACTATGTAATGTATTCAGTCCAGCTCACCCAATGTGTTTACTGGAGCTAAAATAAGAAGCTACATCTCAATACTTACCATTTTTCCTCTCTGCTGAGCTGATCTGGTTTCCCGCAGGCTGAATACATTTCCACACACTGATATTTCTCTCCATATTCCAGGCTTGGAGTCTTCTGTGAACCCATTTCGAGGATGCATAACAAGAACGCCATTAGTGGTCAAACCATCCATCTGCCCATCTGATGTCTTCCATTTGGCAGCCTTCTCCTAGTAGCAATAAGAATAGTGAGCTTCCAGTTCTTTGTAATTTGGAAACAGAGCGCTTAAAAATAATGCATCATTTAGGAAAAAAGCTTTTTACCCCAAGAAAGATGTTTTTTGATGAGTCAAATCCTGCAGCATAAATCCGTGCTGTAAAGGGGGGATTCCGTTCACATATGATTCTACAGGCAAATCTTGATATAGTGCTTTGCACTGACTGTGTATCAGAATTACTTTGGCTTCCAGGAACTGTATCAGTGACTACAAAGTCAATGGGACTTTCAGTCGACCGACCAAtctaagggaaaaagaaatatctataaaCCTATTGaaaggaacacagaagaaaatccaTTCAAGAAAGGGACAAGAAGGCGAAATGATTAAGCCTCTGAAATTTCTAAAACTCAAACTTATACTTAACTCTGAGAGCATCTACACCTTAGAAAACTAATCTGTCAAACTTGTTCTGACATAATAATTATTTAGAGCACAGGAGTAAGTGGGAACTTACcatccagaatatatgaaactCTCAGGGAATGCAGAGTTTAGGATGGGTGAGATTTCTAGATGgcttcagattttaattttaacccCTTTGGATGGAAATATGCATACCATGTATTACTCTACCTTCTTTAACAGAATATAGTGAACATACAAGTAAATCTTTTATGATGACTCCAAGACATTAAACTATAAATACCATTTACATAACACTGAATGCAGTGATGTCTTAAGGTGCTATAAAGGTGTACATGAGGCTGATCCTTATGTTACAGGCTTACATAGCTTTGCTTTGAGGTCTTATGTATACTTTATAGATATTCTCATGTGTTCTCGTCAGGTTGTTAGCTATCCGTTCTTGCTGCTGGGCATACTTGATTCCAGCAGCATACCCCTCCTCTAACCAGCCACTATTATTCTGCTGTGGGCTGagcaatcaaaaaaactaaactTTAAAGAATAGTATTTCAAAAGGTTCTTGGTAAGTTCCTAAAGGATTCATAAGGGAGCAAAGGAATTTTAGTGCATGGCCCAAGTGgccttttttttaatatgtctcgatgtcccttttgttttcttcctggttcttggcCATATTTTAGAGAGACAAGGTTCCCAGATAAGAGTTCTCGCGGGTGGGTTGGCAAATTAAAACATCTTCAGAGGTGctaggtaataaataaataaattttcattttgaaagatgaaagctgagaagaaaaaaggaaatagaagacagaaCTGAGTGTCACAGGGTTTTAacgtaaacatttaaaaatgatgagtTCACTCATGTATGTTATAAAGTAATATCATAAGATTGAAGAAAGCGGATACTGAGAAAAAACACTGACCCTCAGCAATGATGATGACACTTCAAAGTCATTCTTTGCATAGCTGAGCCTCAAGAATTCCTCATAACCACACAGTTTTGGATAAAATCCTTTTAGCATTTTTGTCTTTCATCAAGTTTGGatagttttagaagaaaactgGCTGGTTAACGAACTTAAGACTGGATGtcccttttcctgctttttaacATAATGATATGGTCTCAGACCTtggaaactgaaaatatttctaagaataaAAGGCTCTTTTAGATCCAAAAGATGTAGGCCCAGGAATGGACTGAGGGTTGGTATTTAGTATCAAGATATTCAGAAGTGGCACTTTTTTGGGAGGAGAGATTGTTCCAGAAGAGCTGATATTTGATCTGGGACATAGAGGAGATTTAAGACATCAAAGCAATATTGGTCAagacagggaagaaggaagaaatcttAAGTATCTATAAAGACAAAGAAACCTACGTGATCATGCTCAGATGCCAAAATACAACTGCGTTAAGATAAATTTTAGTAATTCCTCCTCTTTCTAACTGCTACTAATCATGTCATTCCCTCCCACTCTCATTAAAAACCCTAATGGTTCCTTACAGACTATCCAAACTTCTTAGTTTCTTATTTCTATAATAACTAGAAACTGACTTCACAATTTGCTTCCCACCAATCCAGCTTAATTTCCTATCATTGCTATTCACATGAAAAGTATATTCTAGCTACAAGCAGTTCACTTGTCAATCTTCTACCACCCTGCACTTGGCCATCTCTTTTGTCAGAATGCCTTTCTACTGGGTGGACCAACAAAATCCTACtcaatttgatgaaaaacaaacaaacagacgaACGTCTGGATAAAAAGGCACTATGATGAAGTCTTTCCCTCACCCTTCTTCACCCCAGTCAGAAGCCTGTACTTGACATTTAGACGGCCCGTGTAGCACCTATGAATACAATCGACCTGTACTGTCTCCTCTGCTTACGTCACAGTGTTAACCAATGCAGACAGATGGAGTTTGAATAGCTGATGAACTGAACAATAAATGTTCTTGTTCAATTTGGAAGGCAGGCAATCCTAGGATGATTATAAAACCAGTTCCTCAAAAACCGGCTCACTTATCAGGGTAGTTTCGGATATATctccgttttgttttgtttgttttcaagattttatttatttatttgacagagagagacagccagtgagagagggaacacaagcagggggagtgggagaggaagaagcaggctcccaatggagcagggagcccgatgcggggctcaatcccaggaccctgggatcacgtcctgggccgaaggcagacgtttaatgactgagctacccaggcgccccatatctcCGGTTTTTTGATGTAGAAATGTTTGGATTTTCTATTGGCATAATGCTTTGTAGAAGGAGCATCATGACTAGTATTTAGGAAAAACTCTTTATtcctttatgaaaagaaaaaaaacaaaaatgctgcaACTTATTTAAGGACCTTCATAAGATCGTAAACACATCATTCTATAATTCAGAATGCCTGGTTTAATCCCAGTTCTACCCCCAACTAACTTTGTAACCTTTAATTCACAAGATTTAAGtaactttattgacaaaaaatAAGGAGTAAACAAATGAATTCAAGgtattttctaaaactaaaattctAGTCTGGGGTCAAACACCTAGgtagcatctttatttttaaaaaagctaattaagcatatttattttaactggttgtcagtgaaataaaatgtggaaaatcaTCCTCAAGCTTGTGTTAAGTTCTCATTAAGATCCCAACCTTCATCTtcattaaagatgttatttatttcaaAGCTTTTTGGCAAAAGCAAGAAAGATAAACATACATCCATATTCTGATATTAACTATAGAGACACTATCTAAAAAATTCAGTATTCTACTAGAAGGGCTGGAGGGGAACAAGTGACTTCAATGAGAAATATCTTGCTATTGGTTATAATTAAAGACATCTTCAGGCCTTTTCATGTTCAatcttgtaaaataaaaattgaaaagtcaTTGGGACAGTAATTTTAAGAGCAACATTATCAGGTACTTTATGTCCTATCTGTTTCCAAAAAATCCAGGGCTTTACAAAACCAAACAAGGGAGAAGACATCACGGCTTCTGTTCACATCTTTGGGGTTGGCTGTTCTATTATCTATCAAGTCTATAAAAACATCAGCACTGGATTGGtacaaaaatgagaggaaaaaaaaccaaaaaaaccccttttACTGTGTTAGTAGCTTGGAGCAAATATGTGCTGAAAAACAAGCTGATCACAAACATGGTATGGACAATTAAGAGACTGCATGCACATTTACCACCTAGAGAGGAAGGTGGGAAATAGTGGCAAAAACCGTCATAAATATGTGCAGAATATTCCTTGGTTCTTTTTTTGGGATAATAGCTAACTGAGCTATTATTATAACCACTATTATTAACAGCTAAGTGTTTACTAGCTCCCTGGCCCAACTTTGAGCACTTTACATGTACTGACACATTTAAGCCTCCTTAATGTCATATGAGGGAAGCTCTATTATCTGGACTTcataggaggaaactgaggcatagagcgGTTAAGTAATGTTTACCAGAGCCCATTTCTTAACCATGCTATGCCAACTTCCATATATGAGATTTagaaatcaatatatattttaatgtaatacaTGACTAAAATATGATAATCATTAAGCTTACCACAGCAAAAATCACTGACAACaggttttcaacttttttgttttttaaggaaaaaaaaattcagatgttaTATTACCTGAAACATATCAGTGTTACTGTCATGAGTATATTCAACCACCACTGTCTGGGCCCGAGATAAGGTATATGATATGCTGTGCTGGTCCTTGTTGCTTATTGcctaagaaagaaagattaatagCAAAAATTAGTTGGTAGGCCAATCAAATCAAATTcgaaaaagaaaagtaatctaTCACGTTTGACATAGTTTCTCccaaaatttaaggaagaaattaataacTCTTCTGTAACCTCAGCTGTGACAGTAGTTATTCAGGTTGGGTGGGGTGTACACGAACACTTTGAAGATGTTACAGAGTAAGAACATAATTTCATTGTATAAAAACACTGTAAAATCTGGGGcttccttataaatatttttaaattataaagtaatCAAAGTCAAACCCCATGTAGAAACTGAAAACAGTACTTGATCTCTaataaggagaaaatacaaaattttgcaagataagattcttatttttaaagtaattcaaaGAGTTATAAACAAGTTACCAACAAGCAGAGTTAAATGGTTTTCTTAATCATTCTGTGACTCTCTAAGGTGACAAATATTTGCCATATGAGGGGCAAATATGGAAAAATTCATAGAATGATTAAACATTACCAAAGGAAATGGACATAATGCTTACGACTATACTTTTGACTTATCccaaactaaaactaaaaacattgCTAAAAAGAACTTTTCGGTTTTGTTTTCGGGCGTTTTCTATGTATGAGTTGAAGATAACATCAGAAAGGGGGAAAACCTGCACAAAGGAAGTGGAAACAGGCtgcataaaaggaaaacagatacaaagacacaaaagaatgATTATACAAAGCAAagaagctaaattaaaaaaatgtctcttaATTAGAACATTGGCATTATAAAACCTTACTTGGTTTCAATTTGTAGGTAATCTGTATTAGATAAAGCcttaaaataatagctttaaaataaattaaggctgtgaaattttcacatatttaaagagaataaataaaacacctgAGTACCAACTACCCAGCTTTATCAGAGCACAGCAATGCCATTTTTGCTTCTGGTTTCTTAAATTAAATTCAACAGACAGCCTCAAGGCTGCTTCCATGTTTCTCTCACTCCCCTCTCTTCATAGAGGTATTCAACCTCAATGTAGATAGAGGTTGTAGATCTCTTGTACATCATTCCCATGCACGctgttgatgtttttaaaataaacattatataattgttttataGACTTTAAAACCTCCAATTACTTTAACTTAGCATAAAGCAATGATTTCTCAATCAAATAACTGCCCAGAATCTTGGAAGTTATGTATTCTTAACGGCTAAAGAGACTTAAAAACACAAACCTAGTCTTAGATTAAGAATAAGAACTATGTCTAGTTAAGTTCTCACTGGACTGAAAGGCAGGGTTTAACCTTATCCCGGATGGCTGCCAGAATAAGGTATTTT contains the following coding sequences:
- the PELI1 gene encoding E3 ubiquitin-protein ligase pellino homolog 1, producing MFSPDQENHPSKAPVKYGELIVLGYNGSLPNGDRGRRKSRFALFKRPKANGVKPSTVHIACTPQAAKAISNKDQHSISYTLSRAQTVVVEYTHDSNTDMFQIGRSTESPIDFVVTDTVPGSQSNSDTQSVQSTISRFACRIICERNPPFTARIYAAGFDSSKNIFLGEKAAKWKTSDGQMDGLTTNGVLVMHPRNGFTEDSKPGIWREISVCGNVFSLRETRSAQQRGKMVEIETNQLQDGSLIDLCGATLLWRTAEGLSHTPTVKHLEALRQEINAARPQCPVGFNTLAFPSMKRKDVVDEKQPWVYLNCGHVHGYHNWGNKEERDGKDRECPMCRSVGPYVPLWLGCEAGFYVDAGPPTHAFSPCGHVCSEKTTAYWSQIPLPHGTHTFHAACPFCAHQLAGEQGYIRLIFQGPLD